One region of Culex pipiens pallens isolate TS chromosome 2, TS_CPP_V2, whole genome shotgun sequence genomic DNA includes:
- the LOC120420519 gene encoding myoglobin-like has protein sequence MDETGLTGKQKITLLSAWGLIKQDLDLHGRNIMLLIFREHPHFIPYFDFSADPNNTSLSENRALQAHSLNLIMALGALIEYGLKTPKMFECTLAKLVKNHKTRRVTSQDVKMFGEVMLMYFAQVLGRQSASSLPTAFNRLIEQIAEAFEAAQFT, from the exons ATGGACGAAACCGGATTGACAGGAAAGCAAAAGATAACTCTTCTCTCAGCCTGGGGCCTCATCAAACAGGACCTGGATCTGCACGGCCGGAACATCATGCTGCT CATCTTCCGCGAGCACCCCCACTTCATCCCGTACTTTGACTTCAGTGCCGACCCCAACAACACCAGCCTGTCCGAGAACCGTGCCCTGCAGGCGCACTCGCTGAACCTGATCATGGCCCTGGGTGCACTCATCGAGTACGGCCTCAAGACGCCCAAAATGTTCGAGTGTACGCTGGCGAAGCTGGTCAAGAACCACAAAACGCGGCGCGTCACCAGCCAGGACGTGAAAATGTTCGGCGAGGTCATGCTGATGTACTTTGCCCAGGTGCTGGGCCGGCAGTCGGCCAGCAGTCTGCCGACGGCGTTCAACCGGCTGATTGAGCAGATTGCCGAGGCGTTCGAGGCGGCGCAGTTTACTtag